Genomic window (Aquimarina sp. BL5):
TAAAATTTAAGTAAAAAAAACATTTAACACCCTCAATAATTTTTGTTTTTCGTTGTTATTAAAGAATTTTATTCCGATTTAAATAACTAAAGTATTACTTTAAGTAAGTTATTTAAATTACTAAAAATAAGATTTTTAATAAATAACAATTATGAATAAACAATTCCCTAAACGACAAAATCACACAATTCTAACAATATTACTATTTATGTTTCTTTTAGGAAATATTCTAAGTAGCAAAGCACAAACCTATTGCATACAATCAGGAGCAGAACAGATTGCTGGAGAAGAAGATGGATTCAGATATGAATTATGGAATCAAAATTCACAAGGGACTGCTTGTATGACACTTGGTAATGAAGCTTTATTTAGCGGAGAATGGGATGGCATATTGAACTATTTAGCAAGAAGAGGTTTAGGATATGATCAAACCCAACTACATCAAGAAATCGGAGATTTTTACACCACTTACAATTGTAATTACAACCCCTCTACCAATTCAGGGAACTCCTATTTGTCTATTTATGGATGGACTATCGAGCCTCTTGTAGAATATTATATCATTGAAGATTGGCGTAATTGGATTCCATCAATGGTAGAGGGGGCTGTTTTAAAAAAATCTTTTGAAATAAACGGAAGTATGTATGATGTATACGAGAACACAAGAGTGAATCAACCTTCGATTGTGGGTATCGCTACGTTTCAACAATATTTTAGCATAAGAAGAGATACAAGAAATAGTGGTACTATAGATATTTCAGAGCATTTTAATCAATGGGAGTCTATTGATATGAATTTAGGTAAATTACATGAAGTTTCTTTTGTTGTAGAGGGATACCAAAGTAGCGGTAATTTTGAATTTACAGAGCTTGATGTATTTGTAGATAATACTACTTTAGGAATAAATAATAGTAACAATCCTAATTCATACTTTGAGATTTATCCTAACCCTACAAAAGATGAAGCATATATAAAATTTAAAAACACCTCTAATTCAATAAAAAAACTCAAAATATATGACACCACCGGAAAAACTATAATATCAAAAAGCTATAATCATACAGAGAACACAGACAAAATCTCTAATCTAACAAAGGGGGTTTACTTTGTCTTACTAAGTACAGATAACCAAAGAGTTGTAGATAAGTTGATTATCTATTAACAAGAACTATAAATCATTTCTGTGATTATGATTTATAGTTCTTCCATATTTTTTTTAGAATAATGTTGGTTGATCACTATTCTCATCATCTTCAGAATTACCAATCCCAGAAGTGTTTTTGGAACCAGATGAAACCGCTTCTTCTTCTATTACTTCGATTTCTTCTGCAGGTAGCTCTTCAGGTTCATCATATGGTAAAGATTCTAATAAATTTATCTGCCTCACCTTTTCTGTAGTCAATTGATTGCCCTGTGCTTTAATTCCTTTGACAGAGATGAAATCCTCTAAACTTATTTCATCATTCGGTTTCTGATCTTTACCTCTTAATTTATTATACACTATTTCTGCTACGGGTCTATGATCTGTAGAAACTATTTCTAAAAATGACTTCTGATGATCCGAAATAAATGTCTCTTCACGATCCGCATTTTCGACTAAAAATCGTTTTACATAATACTTTTCTTTCTCTCCGTCCCAATAAATAGCAGAGATAGGCTTCATTGGCTTCCATTTTTCAAGTACCACCATATCAGAACCAAAGTGCACAGTTATCTCAGGAATAATGGTTTTAAGAAGTCCTTTTTGACTAATAACCAGCAATCTATCTTCTCCTTTAAATTCTCCTAGCAATTCCCCTCTTCCATCTACATTCAATCTTTGTACAGTATCATCAAACCAGATTTTACGAGGCTTTAAAGTAGAAACACCCTGTTCTTTTAATTCAATTTTTTTGATATTATATTTAGTAACAATATTACCTTTAACACCTCTCCCTTTTATCAATAGATCGGAAAAATTAAGATCAAACTTTAATTTCTTCACACTTCCTGCCTGACGCAAGAAAATAGTAATTATCTCTGCTTCTCCGTTTGGGTTTGCAGTAAAATAAGTAACCTTAGAACTTTTCTTCCCTTGTGTTAAATCATATTCTTTATCTCTTGTAACTCCTGTAACCGCAAAACGTTTCACATAAGATGCTCCTCCTCGACCATCTTGATAAATCATATTATAAATAGTACGCTTATCTTTCTTTTTAAAGACAGCAACATGTATAATATCCTTACCTACAAAGGTCTTAGCATCTACTTTAGTTATCATCAGTTTACCCTCTGCTGTAAAACATATAATATCATCAATATCAGAACAATCAGTAACATATTCATTTTTACGAAGCGATGTACCAACAAATCCTTCTTCACGATTTACGTACAGCTTTGTATTTCTGATAACAACTTTAGTCGCTTCTATGTCGTCAAAAATTCTTATTTCAGTTTTTCGCTCCCATCCTTTACCATAGGTACTTTTCAGTCTTTTAAAATAGGAAACAGCATACTCAATAAGATGTGCCAAATGATGTTTTACCTGAGCAATATCTTCTTCTAAAGCTTCAATCTTCTGTTGTGCCTTATCGATATCAAATTTTGAGATTCTTTTAATTCTAATTTCTGTTAAACGAACAATATCTTCTTCGGTAACAGCTCGCTTTAAATGTTTTATATGTGGTTGTAAACCTTTATCAATAGCCTTTATTACTCCTTCCCAAGTTTCTTCTTCCTCAATTTCGCGATAAATACGGTTTTCGATAAAAATTCTTTCTAATGATGCGAAATGCCATTGCTCCTGTAATTCGTTTAACTGAATTTCTAATTCCTTCTTCAATAACTCTACAGTATGATCTGTAGAACGTTTTAGCATTTCGGAGACTCCTATAAAATTAGGTCTGCTATTATCTTCAATCACACATCCCAAAGGAGAAATAGATGACTCGCAATTCGTAAAAGCATATAAAGCATCGATAGTTTTATCCGGAGAAATACCTCCTGGCAAATGCACTAAAATTTCTACTTCTGCAGCAGTATTATCCTCTATTTTTTTAATTTTTATCTTACCTTTTTCATTCGCTTTTAAGATAGAATCAATTAAACTAGAAGTTGTAGTAGAGAAAGGTATCTCACTTATAACCAGCGTGTTCTTATCTAATTGAGAGATTTTTGCACGTACTCTAACTTTACCCCCACGATTACCATCATTGTAATTAGTAAAGTCTGCTATTCCTGCAGTTGGAAAATCTGGTAAAATTGTAAACCGTTTACCCTGCAGATGTTTAATAGAAGCATCGATCAATTCTAAAAAATTATGAGGTAGAATTTTAGTACTAAGTCCTACTGCAATCCCTTCTGCTCCTTGTGCTAATAATAAAGGAAATTTTATAGGTAAATTAATCGGCTCTTTCTTTCTTCCATCATACGATAACTGCCAATCTGTTACTTTAGGGTTATATACTACATCTAGTGCAAATTTAGATAATCGCGCTTCTATATACCTAGAAGCTGCCGCTCTGTCGCCAGTGAGTATATTACCCCAGTTACCCTGCATATCAATTAACAGATCTTTTTGTCCAATCTGTACCATTGCATCTGCAATACTAGCATCACCATGTGGATGATACTGCATAGTATGTCCTACAATATTAGCTACTTTATTATATCTACCATCATCTAAGTCTTTCATAGAATGTAGAATTCTACGCTGAACAGGTTTCAGCCCATCTTCTATTGATGGTACTGCTCTTTCTAAGATTACATAGGATGCGTAATCCAGAAACCAATCCTTATACATTCCGGTAACCTTTGTAATCACTTCCTGAGGCTGATGATCTTCTGGAGTTAACTCACTATGTAGTTCTTCGTTTTCGTTTTCTATATCCATACCTTTTCCGGGGGCACTTTTTGTATCCTTATAATTCTTCTTCTATAGTATCTAACTCTACTTTAAGATTTTCTATAATAAACTCTTGTCTATTAGGTGTATTTTTTCCCATATAAAAAGATAATAACTCCTCAATAGGTTTTTCTTTATCCAACATTACAGGATCTAAACGAATATCATCTCCAATAAAATGCACAAATTCATCTGGAGAAATTTCTCCCAGTCCCTTAAATCGGGTGATTTCTGGTTTTCCAGATAGTTTAGTAATGGCATCTCTTCTTTCTTGTTCAGAATAGCAATAAATAGTTTCTTTTTTATTTCTAACTCTAAATAATGGTGTTTGCAAAATATACAAATGTCCTTCTTTAATAACTTCTGGAAAAAACTGTAGAAAGAATGTAATCAACAAAAGCCTAATGTGCATTCCATCTACATCGGCATCGGTAGCAATAACAATATTATTATATCTAAGATCCTCTAATGACTCTTCTATATTAAGTGCCGCTTGCAATAGATTGAACTCTTCATTCTCATACACAATTTTCTTGCTCATGTTATAGCAATTCAAGGGCTTACCACGTAAACTAAAAACTGCTTGCGTATTTACATCTCTTGATTTTGTTATAGAACCACTTGCAGAGTCTCCCTCGGTAATAAACAAAGTACTCTCTAGATTTCGATCTTTCTTACTATCTGTAAGATGCACACGACAATCTCTTAATTTTTTATTATGTAAACTTGCCTTTTTAGCACGTTCACGCGCTAGTTTACGTATCCCAGATAAATCTTTACGTTCTCGTTCTGCTTGTAATATCTTGCGCTGAACACTTTCTGCTACATCCGAATTCTTATGTAAAAAGTTATCAAGTTTAGTTTTTATAAAGTCATTAATAAAAGTACGCACAGTTGGTAGTTTTCCACCCATTTCTGTAGAACCTAATTTGGTTTTGGTTTGACTCTCAAAAACCGGTTCCATTACTTTTATACTTATTGCAGATACAATTGATTTACGAATATCACTGGCTTCATAGTTTTTACCATAAAACTCTCTAATTGTTTTCACTATTGCTTCTCTAAAAGCAGCCTGATGTGTTCCTCCTTGCGTTGTATTCTGTCCATTTACAAAAGAATGATACTCCTCACTGTACTGTGTTTTACTATGTGTAATAGCAATTTCGATATCTTCTCCTAACAAATGAATAATAGGATACAATCGATCATCTTCATTGATAGTATCAGAAAGAAGATCTTTTAATCCGTTTTCAGAAAAATATTTTTCTCCATTAAATAATATAGTTAATCCTGGATTTAGATACACATAATTTTTAAGCATCTTCGCAACGTACTCTGTACGATACTTATAATTTTTAAAAATGGTATCATCTGGCACAAACGAAACTTTTGTTCCTTTTCTGCGAGAGGTTTCTTCTAAAACATCCTGATTCGTTAGATTCCCTTTCTCAAATTCTGCAGAAGCCGATTTCCCATCCCGTGTGGATTCTACTCTAAAAAATTTAGATAATGCATTTACAGCCTTAGTACCAACTCCATTTAACCCAACAGACTTCTTAAATGCTCTGGAATCATATTTACCTCCAGTATTCATCTTAGAAACTACATCTACTACTTTACCTAATGGAATCCCACGACCATAATCTCTTACAATCACTTTATCTCCTTGAATGGAAATCTCAATAGTTTTACCAGCACCCATGACATATTCATCAATAGAATTATCAAGTACTTCTTTTAGTAAAATATAAATTCCATCATCCGCAGATGATCCATCTCCAAGTTTACCAATATACATACCAGGTCGCATACGGATATGTTCTTTCCAGTCGAGGGATCGTATATTATCTTCGGTATATTTAGTTTCCTTACTCATAAATTTTGGGTAGAATGCTTGCTAATATAAGGTTTCACTTACGGAATTAAAATAGATACACTACAAAGTAATTAACAATTACAGCTTGTTTTTTGTTGATTATTTGGCTTACAGTAAATTGAAGATTTTCTAAGAAGTACTTGTCAATCATTTTTTTTAACCTCCAAAGAAAAACACCTATAAAACACGAGAAAACCCTTATATATCTTTTTAAAATAATTGAACACCTTTACACAACCTCATAAACAACTCATAATCAAAACACAACACCTACTTCCTGTACATTATTCCTATCTTAAATCAGGAACAATGTTCAATAAACTTTTTACCTAAACACATTTATTATGAAAAAAAGATTCATCTTACTTTTTGTACTTTCTTTAGTATTATTAACAAGCTGCAGTAGTGATGACAATACTGCACTGATTCCTTCCGCGGATATCATTGGAACCGTCGAACTTTATGACGATGATCAGAACATTATTGACAATACAAACATGACTATTTCTTTAGAGGGAAGTTCTCCCTTAATAACTGCTACAACAGATCTAAACGGAAATTACAACTTAAAAAATGTCCCCTTCGGAACCTATACTATAGTATATGAAAAGGAAGGTTTTGGAACCTACAAACGTTTTGATGTAGAACATACCGACGTAGGTGAATTTACATTAATCCCAGAACAATTAAAACTTGGTCAAATCTCTAATAGTATTATAACAGAAAATACAGTAGTAATAAACGGCAATTTCATTATTCTTACGGTCACTCGTCCTGAAACAGAAGACTTACTGGTAAAAAGATTACGAATTTTTTATCATAACAGCGAGAATGTAAGTAATGAAATTTACACCGAATTTTCACCTATTGTAGGAACTAACTCGAATCTTGCTAATCTAACTTTTTCAATAGCTTTTTTCATAAATTTAGGTTTTGAACCTGGAGATACGTTATGGTTTAAAGTATATGGTGATAATTTCTATAGCAATTCATATATGGATCCAGATCTAGGCGTTACCGTGTTTCCTAATGTAAATCCTATTACTGCAGATGCAGTTTCTATAGTTATTCCGTAAATACTAAAGTTTAATTATATTCTTAAAGTTACGAATATGAATTTTTTGAATAAAAAAAAAGGTGATCTTTTTCAAGATCACCTTACTTAAAAATATATCTGATTTCTCGAAACTATCTCTACTCTATTTCAAGTCAAATCGATCTAGATTCATAACCTTAGCCCAAGCTGCTACAAAATCTTGTACAAATTTTTCCTTTGCATCTTCAGAAGCATATACCTCCGTAACTGCTCTTAATTCGGTATTAGAACCAAAAATAAGATCAGCTCTAGTACCAGTAAACTTAGCTACTCCTGTTCTACGGTCACTACCTTCAAACAAAGTATCATCTTTTGATGTAGGTTTCCAAGTATATGTAAAATCTAAAATGTTTTTAAAGAAGTCATTGGTCAAAGCACCAACATTATCCGTAAATACTCCATGATTAGACTGATCATAATTTGCTCCTAACACTCTTAAACCTCCTACAAGAACTGTCATTTCCGGAATCGACAATGTTAGTAATTGAGCGCGATCTATTAGCAATTCTTCTGCAGCTAATTTTAAATCACCCCTCAAGTAATTTCTAAACCCATCAGCTAATGGCTCTAAATGTCCGAATGAATTGACATCCGTTTGTTCTTGTGTTGCATCTCCTCTACCACTTGTAAAAGGAACAGACACATCGTATCCTGCATTTTTAGCCGCTAATTCTACACCGACATTACCACCAAGTACAATAAGGTCTGCCATAGAAACATCTCCAGAAAAATCTTTTTGAATTCCTTGATAAACATCTAATACCGTAGATAAAGCCTTTGGACTATTTACCTCCCAACTCCTTTGTGGTTCTAAACGAAGACGTCCTCCATTTGCTCCTCCACGCTTATCAGAACCTCTAAATGTAGAGGCAGATGCCCAAGCTGTCGTTACTAGCTGTGATACCGTTAGACCAGAAACTGAAATCATTTTTTTTAAAGAGATAATATCCGAATCCTTAAGAGATGTTCCTGCAGGAATAGGATCTTGCCAAATTAATTCCTCAGTTGGAACTTCAGGTCCTAAATAACAAGACACTGGTCCCATATCTCTATGTGTTAATTTGTACCAAGCTCTTATAAAAGCATCTTCAAATTCTTCTGGATTATTACGAAAACGTTGAGAGATTTTTAAATAGTCAGGATCTATTTTTAATGCTATATCAGCATCCGTCATCATCAAAGCTTGCCTTTTTGAAGGGTCACCAGCAGTTGGTGCAGTTGGCGCACCGGAATCTGCTTTAGGAGTCCATTGACTTGCACCTGCCGGGCTTTTTGTTAACTCCCAATCATAATCCAATAATACTTTGAAATAATCATAATCCCATTTATCCGGATTAGGTGTCCAAGCACCTTCCAAACCACTGGTAATAGCATCATCTAATACCCCTGTTCCATAAGTGTTTTTCCACCCCGTACTCATTTGTTCAATAGAAGCCCCATGAGGTTCAACCCCGACATATTTATCTGGATCAGCAGCACCATGGGCCTTACCAAAAGTATGACCTCCTGCTGCAAGTGCCACAGTTTCTTCATCATTCATCGCCATACGTCCAAAAGTTTCTCTCATAAGCTTGGCTGTTTCTAATGGATTTGAAGAACCGTTCGGCCCTTCTGGATTCACATATATTAATCCCATATGAGCAGCACCTAGATGACCCTCCAGAGTTCCATGAGCAAAACGTTCTTTATTAGCTAACCACTCTGTCTCGTCTCCCCAATATACATCTTGTTCCGGTTCCCATACATCTTCTCTACCACCGGCAAAACCAAATGTTTTTAATCCCATAGACTCTATTGCACAATTGCCTGCAAGAATCATTAAGTCCGCCCAAGAAATTTTCTGACCATATTTTTGTTTAATAGGCCATAGTAATAAACGTGCTTTATCTAAGTTACCATTATCTGGCCAACTATTTAAAGGTGCAAAACGCTGATTACCGGTAGCTGCTCCTCCTCTACCATCACCTACACGATACGTACCAGCACTATGCCATGCCATACGTATCATTAACCCGCCATAATGACCATAATCTGCTGGCCACCAATCTTGAGAGTCTGTCATTAAAGCCACTACATCTGCTTTAAGTTCTTCATAATTAACACTATTAAATGCCTTAGCATAATCAAAATCTTTTCCCATTGGATCAGATTTTGTTGCATTCTGACGAAGAATATTTAATTTTAATTCATTTGGCCACCAATCACGATTTGTGGTACCTTGACCAGCAGAGGCCTTAGCAGTTCCGCCCATAAAAGGACATTTACTAATATCGCCCTCACCATTAATATTGTAACTTCCTGTGTTATCCATAATTTTATCGAGTTTTAAAGTATGTCTTTCCAAATTTAATGAATTGCATTTCTATTACATATAGATTAATTATATATTTAAATGAACTAACAATAAATAAAATCTATACTTCATTCGTAATCCTCATAAAATTAATCTAACGAATATTTGTGTAACCAAATGATTACATATATATTTGTAACCAATCAGTTACATTTAATAATGAGAAGAGACGTTTTTCAAGCTATTGCAGATCCAGTGAGAAGAGATATTATTTCCCTTTTAGCAGAACAAACACTGTCTATCAATGCTATTGCCGAAAAATTTGACATCAGTCGTCCTGCCATTTCAAAACATATCAAAATTCTTGAAGAATGTGGTATCATTTCCATAAACAAACAAGGTAGAGAACGTTACTGTTTAATTCAACCTAGAAACCTGCTTCCAGCTTTTCTATGGATAGATCAATACAAAACTTTATGGGAGGAAAAATTAGATTCCTTCGAAAATTATTTAAACCAATTACAATCTAAAACCAAAGACAATGAGTAACTTAAACAATCGCACACTATCCTTAAAGAGAACCTTTAATGCACCCATTAAATTAGTCTGGGAAGCATGGTCACAGTCAGAACATATTGCGCAATGGTGGGGACCAAAAGGAATGGAAACTAAAATAATAGAACATAATTTTAGTGAAGGTGGAACATGGAAATATGCTATGCTTATGCCAGATGGAAATGAATTCATAGCAGATGGTATTTATACAGAAATTGTAGCGTTTCAAAAAATAATTTCATCAGCTAATTTTAAACCGATGACCGAAGGTGTAGAAATACAAGCACTGTTTGAAGAAGACGGAGATAAAACCAATTTCACTTTTAATGTAGTTCACGCTACTGAAGAATATTGTCAACAACAAGAAAAAATGGGCTTTATGAACGGATGGGGGTCTGTTTTTGATAGATTAGGTGTCTTTGTTCAGGTTTCAGATTAAAAATAACATGAACTTAATCTACTGGAAATTATAAATCTTAAGTATTTAATATTAAAAAAATAAGATGTGCTAGTCGGCTACTTCTTCGCTATCCTAAAAAAATAATACCTTTAACAAAAAACTGCTAAAGAAAGTGAATTGTAACTATTGGTATTAAAGTTTATGGAAAAAGAAAAAGATGCTGAAAACGCTCTGAAACAAAATAAAGAGTATGACACTATTATAATTGGCTCAGGTGCAGGAGGTCTTTCTGCAGCAATATGTTTAGCTCGTTCAGGTCAAAAGGTATTGGTATTAGAACAACACGATGTTCCTGGTGGATGGTGTCATAGTTTTTATCTAAATGGATACCGTTTTACACCTGGAGTTCATTATGTAGGTTTACTAAACAAAGGGGAATCAACCAGCACACTTTATGAAGGGCTTGGTATTGCTAATAATATTTCTTTTTTTAGAATGAATCCTAAGGCTTATGAACATTGCTGGATTGGCAAAGAACGTATTGATATGCCCGCTGGATATGAAAACATAAAAGAAGTACTAGCTAAACGGTTTCCTGAAGAAGAAAAAGGAGTAGCAAGTTATTTAAAGCTTGTTAGTGATGTATGCTATGAGCTACAATTAATTCCCAAAGTAAAGGGTTTTTGGGCGCATCTTACAATACCTTTTCGCACTAAGAACATGGGAAAATACAGTGTTTTTAGTTTAAGAAAAGTAATAAAAAAACATATAAAGAGCCCATTACTCAAAGCTGTTCTAAATATACAGATTGGAGATCATGGTTTACCACCTTCTAAAGCTAGTTTTCCGTTACACGCAGCTGTTATGGGGCATTACTCTAGTGGTGGCTACTACCCTATTGGTGGTGGCGGAGCATTGGTAAAAGCCATGACCAATGCGATAAAAGAACATAAAGGAGAAATAAGAACTAGTAAAAAAGTAAAACAAATTTTACTGGAAGGAGATAAGAAAAAGAAAGCTACTGGAGTAGAACTAGAAAGTGGAGAAAAGATTTTTGCGAAAAGAATTATCTCTAACGCAGACCCTGATAAGACATTTCTTGATTTAATAGGGAGAAACAATATCAGTAAAAAGCTAAGTAAGCGTCTTGATAAAACAAAATACTCTTGTACTTCCCTAATGCTTTTCTTAACCGTGGATATGGATGTTAGAAAAGCAGGTTTAGATTCCGGTAATATCTGGATGATGAACAACGAGGATCTTGACAAAGTTTTTGAAGAAACCCAGAAAATAGACCTTTTAGAAGGAGATACATTTCCAGGAATGTTTATTAGCTGTACAACGTTAAAAGACCCCATAAGTTTTGACGGTAGGTATCATACAATAGAAGCAATTACATACATCAATCACAAATCGTTCAATGCCTACAAAAATGAAGGTGACAGACGTTCTGAATCTTATCTAATTTTTAAGGAAAAGCTGATCAAAAAAATGATAAGAACTTTAGAAACAGTTATTCCAGGAGTTGGCGATAAAATTGTACAAAAAGAATTAGGTACTCCAATAACCAATGAATACTATATTAACTCTACTAATGGTTGTGTATATGGAACAGAAAAAAGTTTTTGGCAAATTGGACCTTTTGCTTATAAAGCAAAAAGTGAAATTGAAAACCTATATTTATGTGGTGCCAGTGTATTATCCCATGGAGTAGCAGGAGCAGGTTATTCTGGAGTAGAGACTGCAGCAAAAATTCTTAAATGCAGACAGGAAGACCTTATACTTCCTGATGATAATCAGAATATTAGAATTTATGAAGCAGAAGACGACAGTGAATATCCTGATTGGATGCGTAAAAAGATTCAGGTAAAAAAAGATCGCTTAGCAGCTGGTGTTGGTGGATTCCCAGAAATAGACTAGCAGAAATTAATAAATATTCTTCTTATCTTTATAACACCACCCACTAAAAACTAACCTTAGTTATCATATGTTCACAGTAGAAGAATTAAGCAGCGTTCAAAAACGGAAACAACTTATTGATTTAGCCCATCAAAAAAATATTGATATAAATAAAATATTGGCTAAAATCAGATATGAGGAAGAGCTTAGATTCTTACAAGCAGAATTGGTGAATCTTCAAAATTGGATTGCTAAAAAGAAACTACGAGTAGCTGTAATTTTTGAGGGTCGTGATGCTGCCGGAAAAGGAGGTTCTATTAAACGTTTTACAGAACATCTTAATCCTCGTTCTATGAGAATAGTAGCACTAACAAAACCTACTGAAATAGAAAAGGGACAATGGTATTTTAGAAGATATATTAAAGAATTACCAAATCCTGGTGAAATCGTTTTTTTTGATCGTAGTTGGTATAATCGCGCTGTAGTGGAGCCTGTAATGGGTTTTTGCAATAACAAACAGTATAAAAAATTCATGGTGCAAGTACCAGAATTTGAACACATGCTTTATGAAGATGGTATTATTGTTATAAAATTTTGGTTCTCTATCTCTAAAGAAGAACAGAAAAAACGCTTTGATGCCAGATTAAAAAACCCTCTTAAAGTATGGAAATTTAGTCCTGTGGATATGGAAGGGCAAAAATTATGGAATAAATACAGTCATTATAAAGAACAAATGTTCTCTAAAACTCATACTACGTTTAGTCCTTGGGTTATCGTGAAAACAAATAATAAAAAGACCGCAAGATTAGAAAGTATGCGATATGTACTTTCTCAATTTGACTATATGGGCAGATCGAAAGCAAAAACCACTATACTACCCGATCCAAATGTTATTTTACGATATTATAGATTTGTTGAACAAATAGATATTTAAGACATGTCAGAAACTCAAAAAACTCAACAAATAGATCTTTCTGAAGAAAACCTAACACTACTAAACTCCAGTATTGGTCTTAAATATCTATTTGCAGATAAAAAGATTGATTTACAAAAGGTCATTCGCATGGCTCAGTATGAAACAGAGTTAAAAGAATTACAAGTAGAATTAATTAAACTACAAGAATGGACTATA
Coding sequences:
- a CDS encoding carboxypeptidase-like regulatory domain-containing protein is translated as MKKRFILLFVLSLVLLTSCSSDDNTALIPSADIIGTVELYDDDQNIIDNTNMTISLEGSSPLITATTDLNGNYNLKNVPFGTYTIVYEKEGFGTYKRFDVEHTDVGEFTLIPEQLKLGQISNSIITENTVVINGNFIILTVTRPETEDLLVKRLRIFYHNSENVSNEIYTEFSPIVGTNSNLANLTFSIAFFINLGFEPGDTLWFKVYGDNFYSNSYMDPDLGVTVFPNVNPITADAVSIVIP
- a CDS encoding DNA topoisomerase IV subunit B, yielding MSKETKYTEDNIRSLDWKEHIRMRPGMYIGKLGDGSSADDGIYILLKEVLDNSIDEYVMGAGKTIEISIQGDKVIVRDYGRGIPLGKVVDVVSKMNTGGKYDSRAFKKSVGLNGVGTKAVNALSKFFRVESTRDGKSASAEFEKGNLTNQDVLEETSRRKGTKVSFVPDDTIFKNYKYRTEYVAKMLKNYVYLNPGLTILFNGEKYFSENGLKDLLSDTINEDDRLYPIIHLLGEDIEIAITHSKTQYSEEYHSFVNGQNTTQGGTHQAAFREAIVKTIREFYGKNYEASDIRKSIVSAISIKVMEPVFESQTKTKLGSTEMGGKLPTVRTFINDFIKTKLDNFLHKNSDVAESVQRKILQAERERKDLSGIRKLARERAKKASLHNKKLRDCRVHLTDSKKDRNLESTLFITEGDSASGSITKSRDVNTQAVFSLRGKPLNCYNMSKKIVYENEEFNLLQAALNIEESLEDLRYNNIVIATDADVDGMHIRLLLITFFLQFFPEVIKEGHLYILQTPLFRVRNKKETIYCYSEQERRDAITKLSGKPEITRFKGLGEISPDEFVHFIGDDIRLDPVMLDKEKPIEELLSFYMGKNTPNRQEFIIENLKVELDTIEEEL
- a CDS encoding DNA gyrase/topoisomerase IV subunit A, with translation MDIENENEELHSELTPEDHQPQEVITKVTGMYKDWFLDYASYVILERAVPSIEDGLKPVQRRILHSMKDLDDGRYNKVANIVGHTMQYHPHGDASIADAMVQIGQKDLLIDMQGNWGNILTGDRAAASRYIEARLSKFALDVVYNPKVTDWQLSYDGRKKEPINLPIKFPLLLAQGAEGIAVGLSTKILPHNFLELIDASIKHLQGKRFTILPDFPTAGIADFTNYNDGNRGGKVRVRAKISQLDKNTLVISEIPFSTTTSSLIDSILKANEKGKIKIKKIEDNTAAEVEILVHLPGGISPDKTIDALYAFTNCESSISPLGCVIEDNSRPNFIGVSEMLKRSTDHTVELLKKELEIQLNELQEQWHFASLERIFIENRIYREIEEEETWEGVIKAIDKGLQPHIKHLKRAVTEEDIVRLTEIRIKRISKFDIDKAQQKIEALEEDIAQVKHHLAHLIEYAVSYFKRLKSTYGKGWERKTEIRIFDDIEATKVVIRNTKLYVNREEGFVGTSLRKNEYVTDCSDIDDIICFTAEGKLMITKVDAKTFVGKDIIHVAVFKKKDKRTIYNMIYQDGRGGASYVKRFAVTGVTRDKEYDLTQGKKSSKVTYFTANPNGEAEIITIFLRQAGSVKKLKFDLNFSDLLIKGRGVKGNIVTKYNIKKIELKEQGVSTLKPRKIWFDDTVQRLNVDGRGELLGEFKGEDRLLVISQKGLLKTIIPEITVHFGSDMVVLEKWKPMKPISAIYWDGEKEKYYVKRFLVENADREETFISDHQKSFLEIVSTDHRPVAEIVYNKLRGKDQKPNDEISLEDFISVKGIKAQGNQLTTEKVRQINLLESLPYDEPEELPAEEIEVIEEEAVSSGSKNTSGIGNSEDDENSDQPTLF
- a CDS encoding glycoside hydrolase family 11 protein; its protein translation is MNKQFPKRQNHTILTILLFMFLLGNILSSKAQTYCIQSGAEQIAGEEDGFRYELWNQNSQGTACMTLGNEALFSGEWDGILNYLARRGLGYDQTQLHQEIGDFYTTYNCNYNPSTNSGNSYLSIYGWTIEPLVEYYIIEDWRNWIPSMVEGAVLKKSFEINGSMYDVYENTRVNQPSIVGIATFQQYFSIRRDTRNSGTIDISEHFNQWESIDMNLGKLHEVSFVVEGYQSSGNFEFTELDVFVDNTTLGINNSNNPNSYFEIYPNPTKDEAYIKFKNTSNSIKKLKIYDTTGKTIISKSYNHTENTDKISNLTKGVYFVLLSTDNQRVVDKLIIY